A genomic stretch from Aerococcaceae bacterium zg-1292 includes:
- a CDS encoding rRNA pseudouridine synthase, with the protein MERLQKVMAHAGVDSRRKCEALILEGRVSVNGKTVKELGVKVSSHDVVEVDGVPIYREHPVYVLLYKPKQVISAVSDDKGRPVVLDYLPQYVERIYPVGRLDYDTSGLILLTNDGEFANLLMHPKHQMDKVYVAKVKGIPTLQTLNRLERGIVLDGRKTSKARAKLLSHNVQNQTAIVELTIHEGWNHQVKRMFEAVGHPVMKLKRERYSFLDLRHLNPGDSRELTAFEVDKLKKTANGTKSK; encoded by the coding sequence ATGGAACGATTACAAAAAGTAATGGCACATGCCGGCGTGGATAGTCGACGAAAATGTGAAGCATTAATTTTAGAAGGTAGAGTATCTGTGAATGGTAAAACAGTAAAGGAATTAGGCGTAAAAGTAAGTTCACATGACGTCGTAGAAGTAGATGGCGTGCCAATTTATCGTGAACATCCTGTCTATGTTTTACTGTATAAGCCAAAACAAGTCATTAGCGCGGTTTCAGACGATAAAGGACGTCCGGTCGTATTGGATTATTTGCCGCAATATGTTGAACGAATTTATCCTGTAGGACGTTTGGATTATGATACCAGTGGTCTTATTTTATTAACTAATGATGGTGAATTTGCAAATTTATTGATGCATCCAAAACATCAAATGGATAAAGTTTATGTTGCTAAAGTAAAAGGTATTCCTACGCTACAAACTTTAAATCGTTTGGAACGTGGTATCGTATTAGATGGCAGAAAAACAAGTAAGGCACGTGCTAAACTATTATCACATAATGTTCAAAATCAGACAGCTATTGTCGAATTAACGATTCATGAAGGCTGGAACCACCAAGTAAAACGAATGTTTGAAGCGGTTGGGCACCCTGTGATGAAGTTAAAACGTGAACGTTATTCATTTTTAGATTTACGCCATTTAAATCCCGGTGATTCCCGAGAGTTAACGGCGTTTGAAGTAGATAAATTAAAGAAAACGGCAAATGGGACCAAAAGTAAATAA
- the scpB gene encoding SMC-Scp complex subunit ScpB, whose translation MYLGVSLKKRVFGILFVAGSEGVTREQLANTLAISLQEVNEVLAQLQLDFVNDEELPIELVNFNQQYRLITKRELESDVEQFAQSPYTQQLSRAAIETLAIIAYRQPITRMGIDEIRGVSSSGMLQKLLLRDLIKEVGRVEAPGRPVLYGITPYFMDYFGLTSLDDLPDLEPLLLNAEPVSEALFSTKQWEINLFDEEEVVD comes from the coding sequence ATGTACTTGGGAGTATCATTAAAAAAACGAGTATTTGGTATCTTATTTGTTGCTGGCAGTGAAGGTGTTACTCGTGAGCAATTAGCCAATACATTGGCAATTTCTTTACAGGAAGTTAATGAAGTATTAGCACAATTACAGTTGGATTTTGTTAACGATGAAGAGCTGCCGATTGAATTGGTTAATTTTAATCAACAATACCGTTTGATTACGAAAAGAGAATTAGAATCAGATGTGGAGCAATTTGCACAATCACCGTATACACAACAATTATCGCGTGCTGCAATCGAGACTTTAGCGATTATCGCGTATCGTCAACCGATTACACGTATGGGCATTGATGAAATTCGTGGGGTATCTTCAAGTGGGATGTTACAAAAGCTATTGTTACGAGATTTAATTAAAGAAGTTGGACGGGTAGAAGCACCTGGGCGGCCAGTATTATACGGTATAACGCCGTATTTTATGGATTATTTTGGCTTAACATCATTGGATGATTTGCCAGACTTGGAACCATTGTTATTGAATGCTGAACCGGTGAGTGAAGCGTTATTTTCAACGAAGCAATGGGAAATTAATTTGTTTGATGAAGAAGAGGTGGTAGACTAG